The Anoplopoma fimbria isolate UVic2021 breed Golden Eagle Sablefish chromosome 20, Afim_UVic_2022, whole genome shotgun sequence genome includes a window with the following:
- the fxyd3 gene encoding phospholemman, producing MSKIGALVLMTLVSLVLAEEQNLEEDPFTFDYHRLRVGGLILAAVLCLIGITILFSGHCRCKFNQDKRRRTGSNAQQMLSDQGRSCEC from the exons ATGTCAAAGATCGGTGCTTTGGTGTTGATGACAC TTGTGTCCCTGGTGTTGGCGGAAGAACAGAACT TGGAAGAGGACCCATTTACCTTTG ACTACCACAGGCTGCGTGTTGGAGGCCTGATTCTAGCCGCTGTCCTCTGTCTCATTGGCATCACCATCCTGTTCA GTGGCCACTGCAGGTGCAAGTTCAACCAGGACAAGAG AAGGAGGACAGGAAGCAATGCTCAGCAGATGCTCTCCGACCAAG GTCGTTCCTGCGAATGCTAG
- the LOC129110026 gene encoding fucolectin-like — protein MMSQAVVLVLLAVLGHISGNFGANIAKGGKVTQSSVGWDGIPERAIDGNRASVYQQRSCSHTARGDKKPWWRLDLLKTYNINTVTITNRRDCCHKRINGAEIRIGNSLNDNGNNNPRCDVISSLGPGTSKTFACKGMEGRYVNIVIPGRREYLTLCEVEVTGTETVDSSENDCG, from the exons ATGATGTCTCAAGCTGTGGTTTTGGTCTTGTTGGCTGTTCTTGGACACATAAGTGGCAATTTTG GAGCTAATATTGCTAAAGGTGGAAAAGTGACTCAGTCCTCCGTGGGGTGGGATGGCATTCCTGAAAGGGCCATTGATGGAAATCGTGCTAGTGTCTATCAACAGAGATCCTGCAGCCACACAGCACGTGGTGATAAAAAACCATGGTGGAGACTGGACCTCCTGAAGACGTATAACATCAACACTGTCACCATCACCAACAGGAGAGATTGTTGCCACAAGAGGATCAATGGTGCTGAGATCCGCATTGGAAACTCCCTCAATGACAATGGCAACAATAATCCCAG ATGTGATGTCATCTCATCTTTGGGACCCGGCACCTCCAAGACCTTTGCGTGTAAAGGAATGGAAGGCCGTTACGTAAACATTGTGATTCCTGGAAGACGAGAGTACCTGACACTGTGTGAGGTGGAAGTCACTGGGACAGAAACCGTTGATTCCAGTGAAAATGATTGTGGCTAA